A stretch of the Geovibrio thiophilus genome encodes the following:
- a CDS encoding DUF438 domain-containing protein, with amino-acid sequence MSRHGGFSEERTESLFGLFSGFIDGRDGKELFDTFKPKLDGLTPLEVLVMGERLLKAGYSVENIKKQVEKVFNIIIPALKEYEWTEPDKESAVCWLMEENRALAAHMDGMKGKIRELSSLEPSSVAYSSVYSSLKKDFRRLAEFEPHYLKTENVLFPFLEKHQYFEQPLKIIWSLDDDIRTVIKEVNSALDSADSLGIEEHVIIGRLFMLMMRMTYKENLVILPAAAECLSGAENTRMLSMFGEIGFAFVEPPACSSGSEEQAEYTGGLIKMGETGVLTVSQLVSMLNSLPVDITFVDENDQVRYFSSPKERFFTRSPAIIGRKVQNCHPPDSIDTVNRIVESFRSGSKSEAKFWINLRGRLLLISYYAVRDGKGHYMGTVEATQDITEIKELQGERRLLEWDQD; translated from the coding sequence ATGAGCAGGCACGGCGGATTCTCGGAGGAAAGAACAGAGTCTCTTTTCGGACTTTTTTCCGGATTTATTGACGGCAGAGACGGCAAAGAGCTTTTCGATACATTCAAACCCAAGCTGGACGGGCTTACCCCGCTTGAAGTTCTTGTTATGGGGGAGCGCCTGCTGAAAGCGGGATATTCCGTGGAAAACATAAAGAAGCAGGTGGAGAAGGTTTTCAACATCATTATCCCCGCGTTGAAAGAGTACGAATGGACAGAACCTGATAAAGAGAGCGCCGTCTGCTGGCTCATGGAGGAGAACCGCGCCTTGGCTGCGCATATGGACGGGATGAAGGGCAAAATAAGGGAACTGAGTTCTCTGGAACCCTCCTCTGTGGCTTATTCGTCTGTATATTCCTCATTGAAAAAGGATTTCCGGCGGCTTGCGGAGTTTGAGCCGCATTATCTTAAAACGGAGAATGTTCTGTTCCCGTTTCTTGAAAAACACCAGTATTTCGAGCAGCCGCTTAAAATTATATGGTCATTGGATGATGACATCCGCACGGTTATAAAAGAGGTCAATTCCGCCCTTGATTCGGCGGACAGTCTGGGCATAGAGGAGCATGTAATAATCGGCAGACTTTTCATGCTGATGATGCGCATGACGTATAAGGAGAATCTGGTTATCCTCCCCGCTGCCGCAGAGTGTCTGAGCGGAGCGGAAAACACCCGCATGCTCAGCATGTTCGGAGAGATAGGCTTTGCGTTTGTGGAACCGCCCGCATGCTCCTCCGGTTCTGAGGAACAGGCTGAATACACCGGCGGACTGATAAAAATGGGCGAAACCGGAGTGCTCACTGTCAGCCAGCTTGTCAGTATGCTGAACAGTCTCCCCGTTGATATAACTTTTGTGGATGAAAACGATCAGGTGAGGTATTTTTCTTCGCCTAAGGAGAGGTTCTTCACCAGAAGCCCCGCGATCATTGGGCGAAAGGTGCAGAACTGTCACCCGCCGGACAGCATAGACACCGTTAACCGCATAGTGGAATCATTCAGGAGCGGGAGTAAATCAGAGGCGAAATTCTGGATAAACCTGCGGGGCAGGCTGCTCCTGATCAGTTACTACGCCGTGCGCGATGGGAAGGGACACTACATGGGCACGGTTGAGGCTACACAGGATATTACGGAGATAAAAGAGCTTCAGGGGGAGCGGCGTTTGCTTGAGTGGGATCAAGATTAA
- a CDS encoding VOC family protein, with the protein MQFKFLHNNINVFDLGKSLEFYKKALSLNEVRRYNQEDGDFILVYLGDGVTPHQLELTWLRDREEPYDLGENEVHIAFGVDDFEAAHRLHTEMGCICFENKAMGIYFIEDPDGYWVEIIPNKK; encoded by the coding sequence ATGCAGTTTAAATTTTTACACAACAACATTAACGTATTTGATCTCGGCAAAAGCCTTGAGTTCTACAAAAAAGCCCTCAGTCTGAATGAGGTTCGCAGATATAATCAGGAAGACGGGGATTTTATCCTTGTTTATCTCGGCGATGGAGTAACCCCCCACCAGCTTGAGCTCACATGGCTGAGAGACAGGGAAGAGCCCTATGATCTCGGCGAAAATGAGGTACACATAGCCTTCGGAGTGGACGACTTTGAGGCAGCTCACAGGCTTCACACAGAAATGGGCTGCATCTGCTTTGAAAATAAAGCCATGGGCATATATTTTATCGAAGACCCTGACGGCTACTGGGTTGAGATTATTCCTAATAAAAAATAG
- the ribB gene encoding 3,4-dihydroxy-2-butanone-4-phosphate synthase — MNQKCILPKTSPERVEDALKSLRNGGGILVLDDEDRENEGDLIFPAETITPEQMAVLIRECSGIVCLCLTEEKTAELELPMMVQNNTSSYGTGFTVTIEAAKGVTTGVSAADRVTTVRAAIKDGAKPSDLNRPGHVFPLRARKGGVLERTGHTEATVDFVRLAGFKPCGVLCELTNPDGTMARTPEVLAFGNAHGYPVVTIEDLISYIKSMDTALV; from the coding sequence GTGAATCAGAAATGTATTTTACCCAAAACATCTCCCGAAAGAGTAGAAGACGCCCTTAAGTCGCTGAGAAACGGCGGCGGGATACTTGTCCTTGACGATGAGGACAGGGAGAACGAGGGGGATCTTATCTTCCCCGCAGAAACAATCACCCCCGAGCAGATGGCTGTTCTCATAAGAGAGTGCAGCGGCATAGTCTGTCTCTGCCTCACAGAGGAGAAGACCGCAGAGCTTGAGCTGCCCATGATGGTGCAGAACAACACCAGCAGCTACGGAACAGGCTTCACAGTTACCATAGAGGCGGCAAAAGGGGTAACCACGGGCGTCTCAGCCGCTGACAGGGTAACCACGGTGAGAGCCGCTATAAAGGACGGAGCCAAGCCGTCCGATCTGAACAGACCCGGTCATGTATTCCCGCTGAGGGCGAGAAAAGGCGGAGTGCTGGAAAGAACGGGGCACACAGAAGCCACTGTGGACTTTGTGCGGCTGGCGGGCTTCAAGCCCTGCGGAGTTTTATGCGAGCTTACAAATCCGGACGGCACAATGGCGAGAACGCCGGAAGTGCTGGCATTCGGAAATGCGCACGGGTATCCTGTAGTGACCATCGAAGACCTGATCAGCTATATAAAAAGCATGGATACTGCCTTAGTTTGA